Genomic segment of Panicum virgatum strain AP13 chromosome 9N, P.virgatum_v5, whole genome shotgun sequence:
TACTATTCGCAAGATCGAGTCGTCCCCGCCCCGCCTACCAGGCTCAACCACCACCAAAGGCAAAGCTGAGAACAGGCGTACTCGcccaaaaataataaaaaaataaaaaataaaaaaacagagagagaaagggaaaagaaGTTGAGAACAGGCGGCGATCGCGGCGTTcttagaagaaaagaaaaaaaaagggggggtgCAGTTCGATGAGCGAGGAAATGGAGAGCGGGCGAAGGAGCGACGCACCCTTGATCCGGAGGGGTGAGTAATGGCCTGCCCAGCTGCCGGCGGCGGACGgggggtggagggcggcggggtTCCTGCGGCGCTGGCGCAGCGGCGCCGGCCCCGGATCCTCCCTTCCTTCCAGGGAGGGGAGGGTTGGTGGGCACGGAGTAAATGCGAATGGGGGAGGAAGACGGGAGAGGGCCAgaggggggcggcggggcgagaGCGAGGACGGGCAATGGCGTCTCGCCGCGAACTCGCACGAGTTGGCGGGTCGAGGAGACCAAATAGGCAGCAGCTGCGTGGCCGTGGTGTGCCAGGGGGCCGTGGGCCCCACGCCGCGCGCAGGCGTCGCGTCACGTCAGCTCGCCACAGTTGTCGATTTCCTCGCTTCCCGGTGCCGCCGTCACATGAGAGGCCAGGCCACCACGTtaatttaactaattaattaataatgcTTGCTCCACGATTAGTGGTGTGCTTATATTAGGAAAAAAAAGATCTTTAATACGGCACAGTAGTTAGCGATGTTGTAATACCATATGGGatattaatattttattatttagGTGAAAAAGTTATTGTACACCACGGAACCACTTTTCACAGATGAGACACCTAGCAGTATCAATCCGATCCATACAAAATCTGTATGCTGACgggcaaaataaaagaaaattataAGCTTATGAAAAAAAACGCATTTccatgatcatgacgtgcgaaATTTTGCTGGCCTCTCATCGTTGCGCCTGGAAACTTCACTCATCGATCACTGACTCTATCGAAGGAAAAACAAGCGGATGTGGACTTAATTGTTTGTTGTCACGGCACGCGCGACACGTTCTGAATTTATTTGCTGCTGGTCCGCGCCCGAGACAAGTTTCGCCTGATTAGTGCTAACTTCGTACTGCTATTCTCGTCCATTCTTCAGGCGCGCAGGTTAGCAATTTGGTCTTCTCAACCTGAGATCAGCGTTGTCCTACTTTTTACTAGTACCCCGGTGGTGTTCCGGATATTCTTTTTTAAAAACAACCCGATATTAGCAACTCCAAAAGTTTAGGTAAATGGATATGGTtaggtaaaagaaaagaaaaatctaCAAAAACCGGATCGAACAGCTTATGCAAAACTCCCCATTAGCTATCTCACTAGCCATTCTCGGTCTTCCAGAAGACAAAAATACATGCCTGCTCCCGCCTCGCACCTCGCCCCTCTGCCCGAGCTCCCTCCGACGTCTCCCCGAGCTccgacgtcggcggcggtggcggccgaatCGGCGGTGACGGCAGCTGaattgacggcggcggcgaccgattCAGCGGCAGTGGTCTTGCCGTCATCGCAAGCCGGTGCTGGTCCTCACCTCGAAGGCCATCGTggtggcgcgccgcggcggacgACGTGGAACTTGGCCAGggccacgagctccgacggctGTCCGACTGCCGGCCCGCCGTTGACCAGTGGCTCCGCTGGTGGCCCACCTGCCCAAACTGACGAGCCGCgcttctgccgccgccgcagctcctcctTCAACAAGGGCTGCCACAGccgctgcccctcctccggcaAGGGCTGCCGCTTGTCCTCCGTGGGCATGGGGAGGGTCCCTGACATGTGGGGTTGGATCTAACGTGGATTTGATTCAGAGTTTGGAGAATCAAGATTTGGAGAGGTTGTTGATTTTTCCATCTGTTTTgaagttttatattttttatctaGTTTTTTACTTCTTCAATTAGCTAGAATTTTTACCAAGTGTGTTGGAGTTGCTCTCCAAGGCCTCATTAGTATCGCAGCTACTACTACCACTACCAGCCATCAGTATCCGTATGCTGAGGACCTTGAGCTCGAGGTCTAGGGATACAGTGTGTGTGCTACGTTCAACCACCGGTCCGCCATACACCTGGAACGTACGATCgattcatttttctttctttttccatcGGAGAGATAGATGTCCATGCATGCACAACTAAGATTTCCGTAAAGAGGAGAGATAGATGTCCAGGCATGCACAAGTAAGATTTTCGTAAAGAAGGAAGAAGTCGGATTCTTAATGAAATTCTCTGTAATTCTACTAGAATCTATTATGTGATTTTATTAGAACTTCTACTTATAATCGACTAGTATTCTTTCTGAAGTATATATAAAGGAGAGCAAGTATACCTAAATCGGCAGAACCAACTTAAAGTGCAGAGTGCAATATACAAAACCCCAAACAAAACATAGGGTATTACATTTACGTACTCTAGCGGCCCAAACTTTCTAAATACATGTCTTGTGTCCTCGCTTTTACCTTTCAATTTCAGAACCAGTAAACATTCACCAAACAATCTTCTACCTTAGGGTATTCTTAGGTAGGCTGGCAGTAAAAACActgatattttctttttatatttctAAATCACATACGTTTCCACCTTAATTTTGGTTTGGTCCGCCTTGTATCATCGACATGTAAACCTTGGTCCATACTGCATGCGAGTTAGATTAGTTCTTTGTCCACCACTCGATCACACagatccctacaaattaatATAGAAGCAGGTATACATACAAATTAATACACAAATAGCTATACATATTTGATACTTGTACAGTTTCGTAGTAACGCACGAGCATATTTATCTGGTAAATTGAAAACCAAAGATTGGTTCAATTGTTTGTGAACTGTGATGCCGTGTGAAACTTGTTTCGTGATTTGCCGGGCTACTCCTGTATAGGAAGTTTGGTGAGCAGCCTCTGTCCATGACCTATCCTTTCATCATGCGCGTGTTATCTATTATCGTGTCGTGTTGCGTATGCAACGATTCTTTCTAGGCGATCAAACAAATATGATCAGTAAGTACTGTACGACTTCCGCACAGGACGAAACGAGAACTGCAAACAATTCAGTAGTCTGTTGATTCCTGCCGATGCCAACTGCAAACATCCACtctgttcggcagctccagcagcctccagcccaacagtgtttttctctcacccaactccagcaccagcttccagccaccagcaagccaacagtatttttctctcacaccactccagccaccagctccagcgaACAGAGCTGCTGGCCGTGTAATCAGTAGTCTGTTGCCGAGGGTCAATGATTCCGCTTGCGTTTGCCCTATCTTATTCAAATTTTCTTTTCCCCGACGTTAGCTTTCAGCACACTCCTATCATACGATCAGGCATCCGAAAGAAGTTTGAACCCTATCATGCCATGCCACGTACAGTTTAATTACTAAGTTACTATAAATTATCACTACTAGAGTTCCATCCCTTTCGTACCTCATTATTATTGCATTTGTTACAAACGCCTTATCACTCCATCCACTATGATGGAGGCTGGAGACACGCGTCAGGTCGAGTCGCCCCCTGTCGAACTTGGACGTATCCAAGCCTATGTCGACCACAAGGTTTTCTTtatccccctcccccctcctcctggcgactcgggggggggggggggggggggcgatctGGGCCGCCGGCAAACTCCCCtccccgggccgccgccggcgtccgtccggacctcccccctccctctccccttcctcctcccccgcctccctcctcctggcTCCCAAGCTTGCCCTCGATGTCGactcaccgccggccgccggagtcGGATTCGGCCGCGGCCTCACTGGATCCGGGGTCCGCCGGGCCGGATCTTGCCGCTTTCGGCTGGATTGCGCCCTCCCCCGCCTCCTGCCGGCCTGGGTGCCGCGGCGTCGCGGCCGTCTCGGTGTCGCGGCCGCCTGTGGCTTCGGGtggcctcgccaccgccggtgCCGCTCCGGGGCCGTGGCCATCGCTGCTCGTCTCGGGTTGTTGCATCCCGCGCGTCTTcgtccgccgagccgccccttCTCGTCGTGGTGGCCTCCGGGCCTGGGGATCCCCTTCCCGTGGCCGCGGGTTGGGGGTTTCCCTTCCCTTTGCTGCTGCTCGTGGTCGCCGTAGGTCGTGGGGGTTCCTCTGCCGGTGGGGGCGCCATCCGTTGGCGCTACCGTTGGTGGACGCTCGTGGCGAGCGGCGTTCGTCTAGTTCCCAGGATCTCAGGCGAAAGCTCTGCCTAGTGCTGTGCTGGGCCAACAACGACGGCGCTTGCGGGTGTCGTTCCCCTCGCTGGAGGCGTTGTTGTGTTGTCCTAGGAGACatcgtccttccgcctcttcgctGCGGTCTCCATCATTTCGGCACGGCTTGTGGTGAGTCGTCGTCACTGGGGTGGGTGCTCTGGGGTGGAGCTGAGGCGAAAGCCTCTGCCTGTCCGCAGGCCGATGATGGCGACGCCTTCGGGCGCCGTTTTCCTTCTTGGAGGTATCATTCATTCGCTCTTTCCCCCACCGTGCCCACCATGGCTGGTCGCCTTCCTTTGTACCTGCCTTGCTCCAATTTATGCACTGTCGTCTTGGAAGCCTAGGTcgtggcggatgctttgccgccctgTTGCGATGTCTGCTTTTGCTTGCAGATGGTGGATCGTTGGCGGATGCGTTGCCGCCGTACtttggtggatgctttgccaccgtgATCGTGTTGCTTGGTTGATGCTTTGCCACCTATGGTTACTTCGAgcttggcggatgctttgccgccattCCTCTAGGCTTTGCCGCTATGGTCGTGCTTTTCGGTGGATGCTTCGCCACCATCTCCTGCTTCGTGTTGGCGACAATTTTTTGTGCAGGTCCAGCTCTTCGGGTGGCCTTTGTTTGGGTGGCTTGTTTGGAGTGTCCTCCCCCTCCGTGTTTCTTCTGTTGTCTGTGGCCGTTTGTGAGTTTGTCTGTATTTTTTCttcggtgttttttttttgttagtcCTTTGTGTTCTTGTGTGGTCCAAGTCCTGTTTGGCCGCAATAAGGTTGTGTCTGTAACTgatttcttcttaatgaaaaacgtgctcaggcacggtcgcgaaaaaaacaAGGTTTTCTTTATTTGACTCGATAATTATATGCTCGTACGTTGTTACGGACAAAATTGGTATAAGTAGCGGATACATATTGATGCCTATTCGTTAATTTGTAGGGATTTACACAATCGAATCGTGGACAGAATCGCATACGAGATGAACTAAGGCCCACCTGCCAAATAATACGAGACGAACCAAATCAAACGGATCAAACtaaaaatttaggtggaaacCATAGTTGATTTAGAAATAGATATAAATATAGATTTCCTTCACCTAATGAGATGGTTTTGCAAGTCTGGAGAGTGCATAGCGATGACCTAAGCTGACTGTACTGGATAATAATCCTGTACTAGTGCAAATATCATCCGTTGTTTGAGAGTAGAGTAGCACATCAACACAACACAAGCACTCCTGGGAGGCTAACTTGGGTAGCATGGCTTCAGATTAATTGGGACATGGAGAAGGTGCTGAGAGGCATGGAGAAGTGGACAGGACAAGAAACTGCAACCAAGGATGCTGCAATCAATCCTGGGAAACGGTTGGATCTGAAGAAAATGATGCGGACCAATGCAGGCTCTCTGTCGGTTCCCAGCAACGACTCGCCGTGCCACACTTGTAAGACTGGGGATCCTCCCTAGAACTCTAAAAATATTGTTCATTGCTTGTTCCTTTTCGTAATTCATTTCCCTATACACAGGTCTCCAATTCACAGCTTTTGTAAAAACTAGTTAACTAGTTATGTATAAAGTGTTGTATTTCTGCCTATAAACAATCGTGATGATATCATATCACTGATGAATCATGATGATGTAGAGACCCATCTGGATGCCCAAGTTTCTTAACTCAACACCACGCGTCAGTCCATCTCGCGGCCCTTGGTCTCTACAGGGAAGAGTATGCAGGCAACTCCGGCGAGGAACAGCACCAGCTCGAACACCAGGACGGCTGCCATCTGATGGCAGCTCCGCAGCATGCCAACGGCGACGAGAGGGCAAACAACCCCGCCGATTTTGCCTATGGCGGTTGCGATTCCGACCCCCGTCGAGCGAACAGATGTTGGGTACACCTGCAcagagaagaacagagttatCTCGCGAGAAGTACTGTCTGTAGAACTGCTAATGCGTGTTCAGAAATACTTTCCTGTGCTATACTCTGCTGCTAGGCTAGTGTTATTTAGAAACTTTGAAGCTGAAAACTCCGAGCTAGAACTTGTATTCAACTCAAGCTACTTGCATTTCGATTATTTTGTAAAGTGGACACTTCAGCTAGAAGAATAGCCTTGTGCACATGGTTATGCTTATGTGCAAGACTGCAAGTCTTTCATGACCTTTGTGCAAGTTACAACTTGGAATTCAACTTAGTAGTTGTAGCTCTACACCAAGAGAGTGATAATTACACGCATAGAGCAACAAAGACATCATAGCCACCAATTTTTGCAAACGGGTCCCAAAATATGTTCTATATGTACTTCATCCAGTAACATAGGGAGATCTAACTACTGCTAGCACTTGCTCATTCTTGATCATATGGCAGTGTAACAACTAATACAAGGAAACCTGAATGATGGATATTCAAATTTACTTCAGTGCCTGATATATGGCAATCGCAACAGATCAATGAAGGATGCATAGAAACGAAATAATCTGAAAATTACTCTATGCCATAAGAAGTTGATACGAACCTCTGGAGCGTACAAACATAAAACTGTAGTGCCACCTGTGCCACAGGCACGAGCTCCAAATAGAACCATAGTGGTAAGCATTTCATTTTGATGTAGTACGAGCGGTCCAAGGAAAGCACAGCATGCAAACATCAGGCAGCACATTGTAGCTTTTCGGCCAAACCAATCAACAAGCAGAGCAGACAAAATTAAACCTGGAATCTCTGGTAGACAAGTGAACGGACAAGTTAAGTGGGATATACCATAGCCAGTAATAAAAGAGTATGGGGGATTTAAAGGACATAATGAATTCTACCTGCTAAACTAGTGATAAAAGTATCTTTGTAAAGATTGCCAtctttttggtgcatttcagaaATCAGATCAGAACTACAGCTTTTATTCACATCACTTAGTTGCGATGTCAGCAATGCTATCCCATAATAAGCGAAGGAACTTGCATAATAAACAAACCAAAGAAGAAGAGTTGATCTGAGCAAGTTATGTGATACTAGCTTGTGCAATGCAGCAATAGCACCAGATTTGGAGCTAACAGCATTCACAGGTGTATATTCCTTCTCCCTGACTGGAATAAGATGTTCATCCTCAGAAGTATTAGTAATGTAGtcattttttgtttctccatggtaTGTGAGAACTCCCAGAGGAAGAGCTGCTTGGTTTGCATTGGCCATTCTCTCCAGGATGAGCC
This window contains:
- the LOC120690308 gene encoding organic cation/carnitine transporter 7-like isoform X2: METYTTDDALTVMGFGKFQALVLAYAGMGWVAEAMEVMLLSFLGPVVREEWNVSPQDESILSSVVFAGMLIGAFTWGFISDRYGRRTVLLLSTLLTCGLGFLSALSPNYFCLLALRFFVGIGVGSGHVFSSWFLEFVPAGNRGTWMVIFSFFWTIGTVLEASLAWVVLSALSWRWLLALSSLPCFLLLPFFRITPESPRYLCAQNRMIDARLILERMANANQAALPLGVLTYHGETKNDYITNTSEDEHLIPVREKEYTPVNAVSSKSGAIAALHKLVSHNLLRSTLLLWFVYYASSFAYYGIALLTSQLSDVNKSCSSDLISEMHQKDGNLYKDTFITSLAEIPGLILSALLVDWFGRKATMCCLMFACCAFLGPLVLHQNEMLTTMVLFGARACGTGGTTVLCLYAPEVYPTSVRSTGVGIATAIGKIGGVVCPLVAVGMLRSCHQMAAVLVFELVLFLAGVACILFPVETKGREMD
- the LOC120690308 gene encoding organic cation/carnitine transporter 7-like isoform X3, producing the protein MEEGNRGTWMVIFSFFWTIGTVLEASLAWVVLSALSWRWLLALSSLPCFLLLPFFRITPESPRYLCAQNRMIDARLILERMANANQAALPLGVLTYHGETKNDYITNTSEDEHLIPVREKEYTPVNAVSSKSGAIAALHKLVSHNLLRSTLLLWFVYYASSFAYYGIALLTSQLSDVNKSCSSDLISEMHQKDGNLYKDTFITSLAEIPGLILSALLVDWFGRKATMCCLMFACCAFLGPLVLHQNEMLTTMVLFGARACGTGGTTVLCLYAPEVYPTSVRSTGVGIATAIGKIGGVVCPLVAVGMLRSCHQMAAVLVFELVLFLAGVACILFPVETKGREMD